A window of the Radiobacillus deserti genome harbors these coding sequences:
- the argF gene encoding ornithine carbamoyltransferase, with translation MLSSVKELDYQPKLNGRDFLTLADFSKAELNFMLNLAQHLKKQRKLGREEQPLKGKTLGMIFEKSSTRTRVSFEAGIYQLGGTGLFLSSKDLQIGRGEPVADTAKVLSGYLDGIMIRTYSQSLVEQLAENATIPVINGLTDDYHPCQVLADMLTIQETKGSLKGVKIAYIGDGNNMAHSLMIGSAIMGMDISVASPKGFEPDEAITKKAVDLANQSSVVVTNDPVEAVANADVIYTDVWASMGQEEEQKAREEIFANFQVNDYLVAHAHSDYTFMHCLPAHRGEEVTASIIDGKHSVVFQEAENRLHAQKALMVALMG, from the coding sequence ATGTTAAGTAGTGTGAAAGAATTAGATTACCAACCTAAGCTAAACGGTCGTGACTTCTTAACACTAGCCGATTTTTCTAAAGCTGAGTTAAACTTCATGTTAAATCTAGCACAACATCTAAAAAAACAAAGAAAGCTAGGGCGAGAGGAGCAACCATTAAAAGGAAAAACACTTGGTATGATTTTTGAAAAGTCATCTACGAGAACACGTGTATCCTTTGAAGCAGGAATTTATCAACTAGGGGGAACAGGACTGTTTCTTAGCTCTAAAGACTTGCAGATTGGAAGAGGAGAACCAGTTGCCGACACGGCAAAAGTGCTTTCAGGTTATTTGGATGGCATCATGATTCGGACGTATTCGCAGAGCTTAGTCGAACAGCTAGCGGAAAATGCCACAATCCCAGTTATTAATGGCTTAACCGATGACTATCATCCGTGCCAAGTCCTGGCTGATATGCTGACGATTCAAGAGACAAAAGGATCTTTAAAAGGTGTAAAAATTGCTTACATCGGAGATGGGAATAACATGGCCCATTCTTTAATGATAGGGTCTGCCATTATGGGGATGGACATTTCTGTTGCTTCCCCGAAAGGCTTTGAACCAGATGAAGCAATTACGAAAAAGGCAGTTGATCTCGCTAATCAATCCTCCGTAGTTGTAACCAATGATCCGGTGGAAGCAGTTGCGAATGCGGATGTCATCTACACCGATGTGTGGGCTAGTATGGGGCAGGAAGAGGAACAGAAGGCTAGAGAAGAAATATTTGCTAACTTCCAGGTAAACGATTATCTTGTTGCACATGCTCATTCGGATTATACGTTTATGCACTGCTTGCCAGCTCATCGTGGAGAGGAAGTAACAGCATCCATTATTGACGGAAAGCACTCTGTTGTTTTTCAAGAAGCGGAGAACCGTCTTCATGCTCAAAAAGCGCTGATGGTAGCTTTAATGGGCTAA
- a CDS encoding ABC transporter permease, whose translation MRIAAIVIRILRQFRRDKRSLALMLFAPVLIVTLTWLVLDQDQGKLKIATIGVPDALTETLEGQDIEVFQLENPKDDLKDEEIDGILHIAGQQVTITVDDSNPSTSKAVLISIQKGLQTKGNKGFQFEINYLYDQIASTTFDAVGPVLIGFFAFFFVFLVGGISFLREKSQGTLDRILAMPIKGWEVISGYIIGFGLFAIIQSILVVCFAVFILDIPMEGSIFSVVLITLLLALSALTLGTLLSSFAKNEFQMMQFIPIVVVPQAFFSGMFSLEHLPNWLEWLEKVMPIHYGANALTEIMIKGDPISSVYMDVLILFVFSLLCFLLNLVTLRIYKNQ comes from the coding sequence ATGAGGATTGCTGCAATTGTCATTAGAATCTTACGCCAGTTCCGAAGAGACAAAAGATCGCTAGCTTTAATGCTTTTTGCACCTGTATTAATAGTGACATTAACATGGCTTGTATTAGACCAGGATCAAGGAAAGCTAAAAATAGCAACGATTGGAGTACCAGATGCTCTTACAGAAACTTTAGAGGGGCAAGATATAGAAGTATTCCAATTAGAAAATCCCAAGGATGATTTAAAGGACGAAGAGATAGATGGTATTCTCCATATAGCTGGACAACAGGTAACCATAACGGTCGATGATAGTAATCCATCTACTAGCAAAGCAGTTTTAATTTCGATACAAAAGGGACTCCAAACGAAGGGGAATAAAGGTTTTCAATTCGAAATTAATTACTTGTACGATCAAATAGCATCCACCACCTTCGATGCAGTAGGACCTGTATTAATCGGATTCTTCGCATTCTTTTTTGTCTTCTTAGTCGGTGGTATTTCTTTTCTTAGAGAGAAGTCTCAGGGGACATTAGATCGAATATTAGCCATGCCGATTAAAGGATGGGAGGTCATTAGTGGTTACATTATAGGGTTCGGGTTGTTTGCCATTATTCAATCCATTCTAGTTGTCTGCTTTGCAGTATTTATATTAGATATTCCGATGGAAGGCTCCATCTTCTCGGTTGTCTTAATTACTCTCTTGCTAGCACTAAGTGCACTCACGCTAGGCACCTTACTTTCCAGCTTTGCAAAGAATGAATTTCAAATGATGCAATTTATACCGATTGTCGTTGTACCACAAGCCTTCTTCTCTGGTATGTTTTCATTGGAGCATCTCCCTAACTGGTTAGAATGGTTGGAAAAGGTTATGCCAATCCATTATGGAGCAAATGCCTTAACGGAAATAATGATAAAAGGAGATCCTATAAGCTCCGTTTATATGGATGTTTTAATCTTATTCGTTTTTTCTCTCTTATGTTTCCTGTTAAATCTTGTTACACTAAGAATATATAAAAACCAGTGA
- the argH gene encoding argininosuccinate lyase: protein MKLWGGRFTKPTNELVDEYTASITFDKKLAHYDIQGSLAHVHMLASCKILSQEDAELITDGLHKVKEKIDQDDGLLTVENEDIHMNIEKLLIDEIGPVGGKLHTGRSRNDQVALDMRLYAREAIVEITNLVVEVQKALHNQAQQNIDTVLPGYTHLQRAQPILFAHHLLAYVSMFQRDVERLRDSFKRVNKSPLGAGALAGTTFPIDRELVADLLHFDGVCENSLDAVSDRDFVLEFLSNASMIAMHLSRLCEELVQWSSAEFRFVELDDAFSTGSSMMPQKKNPDVAELVRGKTGRVYGNLFGLLTTLKGLPLAYNKDMQEDKEGMFDTVDTIKGALALFAPMIDTMQVKKENMYQAVRKDFSNATDLADYLVGKQLAFREAHAVVGQIVLYCIEQNKYLLDLSLDEYHQFSTLVEEDIFEKLAPEAVVNARNVQGGTAKNRVQEQLNQSETLFRENEDWIKTYVEKIKGQS, encoded by the coding sequence ATGAAATTATGGGGCGGACGATTTACGAAACCTACCAATGAGTTAGTAGATGAATATACGGCATCGATTACCTTTGACAAGAAATTAGCACACTATGATATTCAAGGCAGTCTCGCCCATGTACACATGCTTGCAAGCTGTAAGATTCTATCACAGGAAGATGCCGAGCTGATTACCGATGGTCTTCATAAGGTGAAAGAAAAGATAGATCAGGATGATGGTTTACTAACGGTAGAAAATGAAGACATTCATATGAATATAGAAAAACTGTTGATTGATGAAATCGGTCCGGTCGGCGGGAAGCTTCATACCGGTCGAAGTCGAAATGACCAAGTAGCCCTTGATATGCGTTTATATGCGCGGGAAGCCATTGTAGAGATTACTAATCTGGTTGTCGAGGTGCAAAAGGCACTTCATAATCAAGCGCAGCAAAATATCGATACGGTATTACCTGGATATACACATTTACAGCGTGCCCAGCCGATTTTATTTGCACATCATTTACTTGCATATGTATCGATGTTCCAACGAGATGTCGAACGACTAAGGGATTCATTTAAACGAGTCAATAAGTCTCCGCTTGGAGCAGGTGCGTTGGCAGGCACAACCTTTCCAATCGACCGAGAATTGGTCGCCGATCTACTCCATTTTGATGGGGTCTGTGAAAATAGCTTAGATGCAGTTAGTGATCGAGATTTTGTATTAGAGTTTCTTTCAAATGCGTCGATGATTGCAATGCATTTATCTAGGTTGTGTGAAGAGCTTGTGCAATGGTCTAGTGCTGAGTTTCGATTTGTAGAGCTGGACGACGCGTTTAGCACAGGTAGTAGTATGATGCCACAAAAGAAAAACCCGGATGTAGCAGAGTTAGTTAGGGGCAAAACAGGTCGCGTCTATGGAAATTTGTTCGGATTATTGACGACCTTAAAAGGCCTTCCTCTTGCTTATAACAAAGACATGCAAGAGGATAAGGAAGGTATGTTTGATACAGTAGATACGATAAAAGGAGCATTAGCTTTATTTGCCCCGATGATTGATACGATGCAAGTGAAAAAAGAAAACATGTATCAAGCGGTTCGAAAGGATTTCTCGAATGCAACGGACTTAGCAGATTATCTAGTTGGAAAGCAGCTCGCATTTAGAGAAGCACATGCGGTGGTAGGCCAGATTGTATTATATTGTATAGAGCAAAATAAATACTTGTTGGACCTCTCTTTAGATGAGTATCATCAGTTTTCAACTTTAGTGGAAGAAGACATCTTTGAAAAGCTGGCACCAGAAGCAGTCGTTAATGCTCGAAATGTTCAAGGTGGTACAGCTAAGAATCGGGTACAAGAGCAGCTCAACCAATCAGAGACTTTATTCCGGGAAAATGAAGACTGGATAAAGACGTATGTAGAAAAAATAAAAGGGCAATCGTAA
- a CDS encoding cysteine hydrolase family protein, with protein MGNKALINIDYTYDFVADDGRLTCGKPGQAIEGRIVELTKKFVNEKDVVVFAIDGHDEADTFHPETTLFPPHNIKGTAGRDLYGELAQTYEEIKNEDYVFYFDKTRYSAFAGTELEIKLRERGIEEVHLVGVCTDICVLHTAVDAYNKGFKIVVYQDAVASFDQPGHEWALRHFEKTLGATII; from the coding sequence ATGGGGAATAAAGCATTAATAAATATCGACTATACGTATGATTTTGTTGCAGATGATGGTAGGTTAACATGTGGAAAGCCAGGTCAAGCGATTGAAGGAAGAATTGTAGAACTGACCAAGAAATTTGTGAATGAAAAAGATGTCGTTGTGTTCGCCATAGACGGACATGATGAGGCGGATACGTTTCATCCAGAGACGACTCTATTCCCACCACATAATATTAAAGGAACAGCAGGACGAGATTTATATGGGGAGCTTGCTCAAACCTATGAAGAAATCAAAAATGAAGACTATGTTTTTTACTTTGATAAAACTCGGTATAGTGCGTTTGCAGGCACAGAGCTAGAAATAAAGCTCCGTGAACGTGGCATTGAGGAAGTTCATTTAGTAGGGGTATGTACGGATATTTGTGTACTCCACACAGCTGTAGATGCTTATAATAAAGGCTTTAAGATTGTTGTGTACCAGGATGCAGTAGCTAGCTTCGATCAACCTGGCCATGAATGGGCACTTCGCCATTTTGAAAAAACATTGGGAGCAACGATCATATAA
- the ccmA gene encoding heme ABC exporter ATP-binding protein CcmA: MDQMICLDHVSHSFGKKQILKDINLKMKSGQIFGLIGPSGSGKTTLIKTIIGMIKPSGGKVVIQGREMPYEPSKQQIGYMAQSDALYGELTAKENLEFFAAIYGVKGKARQEEIEKRLKEVDLLEHRDKPVQAFSGGMKRRLSLAASLLHHPSILILDEPTVGIDPLLRKEIWRQFKQLKERGTLIIVTTHVMDEAEKCDVLGLLRDGMIIGNGSPEQLMEQANVGSIEEVFLTHGGMGR, from the coding sequence ATGGATCAAATGATTTGCTTAGATCACGTTTCTCATAGTTTTGGTAAGAAACAAATCCTAAAAGATATTAACTTAAAAATGAAATCAGGACAGATATTTGGCTTGATTGGTCCATCAGGCTCTGGTAAAACAACACTAATAAAAACGATTATTGGAATGATAAAGCCAAGTGGAGGTAAAGTAGTCATTCAAGGAAGAGAAATGCCTTATGAACCTTCAAAACAACAAATTGGTTATATGGCTCAATCGGATGCTTTATATGGTGAACTAACGGCAAAAGAGAATCTAGAGTTCTTTGCAGCAATTTATGGTGTAAAAGGAAAGGCACGACAAGAAGAAATAGAGAAGCGATTGAAGGAAGTAGATTTACTCGAGCATAGGGATAAACCTGTTCAAGCCTTCTCCGGTGGAATGAAGCGTAGGCTATCGCTTGCGGCTAGTTTATTACACCACCCCAGTATCCTAATTCTAGATGAGCCAACTGTTGGGATTGATCCATTACTTCGTAAAGAAATTTGGAGGCAGTTTAAGCAACTAAAAGAACGAGGAACATTAATTATCGTCACAACACATGTGATGGATGAAGCGGAGAAGTGTGATGTACTTGGACTTCTTCGAGATGGAATGATTATTGGAAACGGTTCTCCTGAACAATTAATGGAACAAGCTAATGTTGGCTCTATTGAAGAAGTATTCCTAACTCATGGAGGGATGGGGCGATGA
- a CDS encoding TetR/AcrR family transcriptional regulator yields the protein MDERYIQQLLQQHDDDKKLTEKQARILIAAIEMFAKKGYFATSTSEIAKAASVAEGTIFRHYPSKKELLLAIVKPGVMKLAFPIFASDMASKIFDQEFQSLDSMLRTFIKNRMEFVEDNLPLVKILLQEIAFHDEIKEILGAAAHTYVLPRVKNLLDVCRKQNVVKDLPDETLLRFIITNVLGFIVTRYLVFPDRDWNDEQEVENVVKLIIDGLRPS from the coding sequence ATGGATGAACGTTATATTCAGCAACTACTTCAGCAACATGATGACGACAAGAAGCTAACAGAAAAGCAAGCCCGTATTCTTATAGCGGCGATTGAAATGTTTGCGAAAAAAGGCTACTTTGCAACGTCTACAAGTGAAATAGCCAAAGCTGCGAGTGTTGCAGAAGGGACAATATTCCGTCACTATCCATCAAAAAAGGAATTGCTCTTAGCAATCGTAAAACCTGGAGTGATGAAGTTAGCTTTCCCTATTTTTGCTTCAGATATGGCGAGCAAGATTTTTGATCAAGAATTTCAAAGCTTGGATTCTATGCTTAGAACGTTTATAAAAAATAGAATGGAGTTTGTGGAAGACAACTTGCCGTTAGTAAAAATTCTTCTTCAAGAGATTGCCTTTCATGATGAGATTAAAGAAATATTAGGCGCAGCAGCACATACGTATGTACTCCCAAGAGTAAAGAATCTACTAGATGTGTGTCGGAAACAAAACGTGGTAAAAGATTTGCCAGACGAAACATTGCTGAGATTCATTATTACGAATGTACTAGGTTTTATCGTTACGAGATATTTGGTTTTTCCGGACCGTGACTGGAATGATGAACAGGAAGTAGAGAACGTGGTAAAATTAATCATAGACGGATTACGACCATCTTAA
- a CDS encoding carbamoyl phosphate synthase small subunit yields the protein MEEKKGYLILSTGDVLEGKWLGEEGHTEGEMVFNTAMTGYQEVMTDPSYAGQIVVMTYPLIGNYGLNDIDFEAIKPFLAGFIISSPCHTPEHYQSSFTIKDMITTYQIPTLYDIDTRALTRIIREQGEVYGKITSNPNDTTVQQSIDKEIVQKVSVSNVLHFYTKSKQTAQQNPHVVVMDYGYKNSIMQTLLELGCDVSVVPFQTTISQLQELNPDGVVLSNGPGNPEHLTYLKETIKQISDAFPTLGICLGHQLLALAHGAKTMRLPYGHRGSNHPVKDLITGKVFITSQNHGYVVDGESLDETIWQVTHLHVNDQSVEGMIHKVKPVMSVQFHPEAHPGPIDSHYIFQQFVQKLLKKGEKQHA from the coding sequence GTGGAAGAGAAAAAAGGATACCTCATATTGAGCACAGGAGATGTTTTGGAGGGTAAATGGTTAGGGGAAGAAGGACACACGGAAGGAGAAATGGTGTTTAATACAGCGATGACTGGATATCAAGAGGTTATGACAGATCCATCATATGCTGGTCAAATCGTTGTGATGACCTATCCGCTTATTGGGAACTATGGATTAAATGATATCGATTTTGAAGCAATCAAACCATTTCTTGCTGGGTTTATTATTTCTTCCCCATGCCATACACCAGAACACTATCAATCTAGCTTTACAATCAAAGATATGATTACAACCTATCAAATTCCTACTCTATATGACATAGATACTAGAGCGTTAACGAGAATCATTCGTGAACAGGGGGAAGTGTATGGAAAGATAACCAGTAATCCAAACGATACAACTGTTCAGCAATCAATAGATAAAGAGATTGTTCAAAAAGTCTCTGTATCCAATGTGCTACATTTTTACACAAAGTCCAAACAGACGGCCCAACAAAACCCTCATGTGGTTGTGATGGATTATGGCTATAAGAACTCTATTATGCAGACGCTCTTGGAGTTGGGGTGTGATGTGTCAGTTGTACCATTCCAAACGACCATATCTCAGCTGCAAGAATTAAATCCGGATGGTGTAGTACTTTCTAATGGGCCAGGAAACCCTGAGCACCTTACTTATCTGAAAGAAACGATTAAACAAATAAGTGATGCATTTCCAACATTAGGTATTTGTCTCGGGCATCAGCTGCTTGCGTTAGCTCATGGGGCGAAAACGATGCGATTACCTTATGGACATCGTGGTAGCAACCATCCTGTTAAGGATTTAATAACTGGAAAAGTATTTATAACTTCTCAAAACCACGGCTATGTGGTGGATGGCGAAAGTCTAGATGAAACGATTTGGCAGGTAACCCATCTTCATGTAAATGATCAGTCGGTAGAAGGAATGATTCATAAAGTGAAGCCTGTTATGAGTGTCCAATTCCACCCTGAGGCTCACCCTGGTCCAATTGATAGCCACTATATTTTTCAGCAGTTTGTTCAAAAGCTGTTGAAAAAGGGAGAGAAGCAACATGCCTAA
- the carB gene encoding carbamoyl-phosphate synthase (glutamine-hydrolyzing) large subunit has protein sequence MPKLHHIHKVLVIGSGPIVIGQAAEFDYAGTQACLALKEEGIEVVLVNNNPATIMTDPHIADRVYVEPLTCDSITEIIKKERPDGLLPTLGGQTGLNMAVALDKAGVLKKYNVELLGTPLDTIQKGEDRETFKTLMKEIGEPVPESLSTSSLEEALAFANSIGYPLIIRPAYTLGGAGGGIANDESEFISIVKGGLHASPINQVLIEQSVKGWKEIEYEVMRDSNDTCIIVCNMENIDAVGVHTGDSIVVAPSQTLNDRQYQMLRTVSCKVIRELGVIGGCNIQLALHPESDDYVIIEVNPRVSRSSALASKATGYPIARIAAKVALGYHLDEIINPITGDTYASFEPSIDYLAVKIPRWPFDKFTAADRKLGTQMKATGEVMALARNFPAALNKAIRSLDMGLEYFKAPFTKQLNKEELEKGLVEPTDERLFLLAEALRRGYSIESIHAFTAINKFFLYEMSFMIQFEQKLERTPWQSVDVTLLKQAKNLGFTNTMISELCQVTVEEVQTKLHAFQMKPSYKMVDTCAAEFSADTPYYYGSWNEFDEVEELQKEKRVLVLGSGPIRIGQGVEFDYCSVQAAMSLKEQGFGSIVVNNNPETVSTDYNTADHLYFEPLTIEDVLHVIEREQAEGVLVQFGGQTAINLAEQLHQAGVKVLGTSLESIDRTEDREKFYHMLQKLGIPHIPGATVTSFKDAQEVAEEIGYPILLRPSYVIGGKGMVIIHSKTELLAYLKKVEQDSTDKLFPLLIDRFVKGYEAEVDVVCDGKDILIPGIFEHVEKAGIHSGDSMAIFPSAHLTESHKQTIIEYAQKISSELEAKGMMNIQFVLSEDRQEVFVLEVNPRASRTVPIATKVTGVPLIDLATRVQMGEALEEMDWYLGLHKPGSQVAVKIPVFSTSKLPGVDPFLGPEMKSTGEAIGIGSTVEAAMVKAFGWKERSLIPLGEKETMLLSFSEEDLQDIESIGESLQKIKAHIMATSLTAKRLTAAGITVQELSEQEAVQAILDDDCTVVCNTSNGSTLDVNIREAAAKMDAICFTSKETLAFYLEATVGSYESPLAIHDFVSKDLNKKERVLKC, from the coding sequence ATGCCTAAACTTCACCATATTCATAAAGTACTCGTCATTGGGTCTGGTCCCATTGTCATCGGTCAAGCAGCGGAATTTGATTATGCAGGCACACAAGCTTGCTTAGCTTTAAAGGAAGAAGGAATAGAAGTTGTATTAGTGAATAACAATCCCGCTACGATTATGACAGATCCGCATATAGCGGACCGTGTCTATGTAGAGCCATTGACCTGTGATTCCATCACGGAAATTATAAAGAAAGAACGTCCAGACGGCTTATTACCAACGCTGGGTGGCCAAACGGGATTAAATATGGCGGTTGCCTTAGATAAGGCTGGTGTTTTAAAAAAATATAATGTAGAACTTTTAGGTACTCCATTAGATACCATTCAAAAAGGGGAAGACCGGGAAACGTTTAAAACGTTAATGAAAGAAATAGGAGAGCCGGTGCCGGAGAGTCTCTCTACTAGCTCGTTAGAAGAGGCATTGGCATTTGCAAACTCCATAGGCTATCCATTAATTATTCGTCCTGCCTATACGTTAGGGGGAGCTGGCGGAGGGATTGCCAATGATGAATCGGAATTTATTTCTATCGTCAAAGGTGGCTTGCACGCGAGTCCCATTAATCAAGTCTTGATTGAACAAAGTGTAAAAGGCTGGAAGGAAATTGAGTATGAGGTCATGCGTGACTCCAATGACACCTGCATTATCGTTTGTAATATGGAAAATATTGATGCAGTGGGGGTTCATACAGGGGACAGTATCGTGGTCGCTCCATCTCAAACACTGAATGACCGCCAGTATCAAATGCTCCGGACCGTATCTTGTAAAGTTATTCGGGAGCTCGGAGTTATTGGAGGTTGTAATATTCAGCTTGCGCTACATCCAGAGAGTGATGATTATGTCATCATTGAAGTGAATCCGAGGGTAAGCCGTTCAAGTGCCTTGGCCTCGAAGGCTACTGGCTATCCAATTGCTCGAATTGCAGCAAAAGTAGCGCTCGGCTATCATCTAGACGAAATTATAAACCCGATTACAGGAGATACGTATGCAAGCTTTGAGCCCTCGATTGATTATTTGGCCGTCAAAATCCCTCGTTGGCCGTTTGACAAATTTACAGCTGCCGATCGAAAATTAGGTACTCAAATGAAGGCGACAGGTGAAGTGATGGCACTAGCACGTAACTTTCCTGCAGCTTTGAATAAAGCAATCCGCTCTTTGGATATGGGGTTAGAATATTTTAAAGCACCATTTACGAAGCAATTAAACAAAGAAGAGTTAGAGAAAGGTTTAGTAGAACCAACAGATGAGCGTCTCTTCCTATTAGCAGAGGCACTTAGAAGAGGATATAGTATAGAGTCCATTCATGCATTTACAGCTATTAATAAGTTTTTTCTTTATGAAATGAGCTTTATGATTCAGTTTGAACAGAAATTAGAGAGAACACCTTGGCAAAGCGTTGATGTAACTCTTTTAAAACAAGCTAAAAACCTAGGCTTTACAAATACTATGATTTCAGAGCTATGCCAAGTAACAGTGGAGGAAGTGCAAACAAAGCTACATGCCTTCCAAATGAAGCCTTCCTATAAGATGGTAGATACGTGTGCAGCGGAATTTTCAGCTGATACCCCATATTATTATGGGTCTTGGAACGAATTTGATGAGGTTGAAGAATTACAAAAAGAGAAGCGAGTACTTGTATTAGGCTCTGGTCCCATTCGGATTGGGCAAGGTGTAGAGTTTGATTACTGCTCTGTGCAAGCGGCTATGTCATTAAAGGAACAAGGCTTTGGTTCCATAGTGGTAAATAACAACCCAGAAACAGTAAGTACTGATTATAATACGGCAGATCATTTATATTTTGAGCCGCTAACAATAGAAGATGTCCTTCATGTCATAGAACGAGAACAGGCTGAAGGCGTACTGGTTCAGTTTGGTGGGCAAACCGCGATTAATTTGGCAGAACAGCTTCATCAGGCTGGAGTAAAAGTGCTAGGTACCTCTTTAGAGTCTATCGACCGTACGGAAGACCGTGAGAAATTTTATCACATGCTTCAAAAGTTAGGAATCCCGCACATCCCAGGGGCAACCGTAACAAGCTTTAAGGATGCTCAAGAGGTAGCAGAGGAAATAGGGTATCCGATTCTTTTGCGCCCTTCTTATGTTATTGGAGGAAAGGGGATGGTTATTATCCATTCCAAAACGGAGCTACTTGCCTATTTGAAGAAGGTTGAACAGGATTCAACCGACAAGCTTTTTCCCTTGCTTATCGATCGCTTTGTGAAAGGGTATGAAGCAGAGGTCGATGTGGTTTGCGATGGAAAGGATATATTAATACCTGGCATCTTCGAGCATGTTGAAAAAGCAGGTATTCACTCTGGAGACAGTATGGCGATTTTTCCTTCTGCACATCTTACGGAATCTCATAAACAAACGATTATCGAGTATGCTCAAAAGATTTCATCTGAGTTAGAGGCTAAAGGCATGATGAATATTCAATTTGTTTTAAGTGAGGATCGCCAAGAAGTATTTGTGTTGGAGGTGAACCCGCGGGCGTCTAGAACTGTGCCAATCGCGACAAAAGTAACCGGTGTTCCTTTAATTGACTTGGCGACCCGTGTACAAATGGGTGAAGCACTAGAGGAAATGGACTGGTATCTAGGACTTCATAAACCAGGTTCTCAAGTTGCGGTTAAAATTCCAGTATTCTCTACGAGCAAATTACCTGGAGTGGATCCTTTCTTAGGCCCTGAAATGAAATCAACTGGCGAAGCCATTGGAATAGGTTCAACCGTAGAAGCTGCTATGGTGAAGGCGTTCGGCTGGAAAGAGAGAAGCCTAATTCCTTTAGGGGAAAAGGAAACGATGCTCCTTTCCTTCTCGGAAGAGGATTTACAAGATATTGAGAGCATAGGTGAATCGTTACAAAAAATAAAGGCTCATATAATGGCAACCTCGTTAACAGCGAAAAGGTTAACTGCTGCAGGGATTACGGTACAGGAATTAAGCGAACAAGAGGCCGTTCAAGCTATATTAGACGATGATTGTACAGTGGTTTGTAATACATCTAACGGCTCAACGTTAGATGTCAATATTCGGGAAGCTGCTGCGAAGATGGATGCCATTTGTTTTACGTCCAAAGAAACATTAGCCTTCTATTTGGAGGCAACGGTGGGAAGCTATGAATCCCCTTTGGCTATCCATGATTTTGTGAGTAAGGACCTGAACAAAAAGGAGCGTGTTCTAAAATGTTAA